One window of Gemmatimonas sp. UBA7669 genomic DNA carries:
- a CDS encoding hydrogenase, with translation MATVLWLQGGACSGNTMSFLNAEEPSACDLVTDFGIDILWHPSLGVEMGAPVRQMLDDLAAGRRQLDLFVFEGTVILGPNNTGRFNMFADRPMKDWVKELAAHAGAVVALGDCACWGGIPAVDPNPVDNIGLQYMKRNHGGFLGSDFKSKWGLPVVNIPGCPAHPDWVTQILVAIASGRAGDIALDDLQRPQTFFKTFTQTGCTRVQYFEYKQSTMEFGQGTRQGCLFYELGCRGPMTHSPCNRILWNRQSSKTRAGMPCTGCTEPEWPFHDLKPGTVFKTQKVSGTIPKEVPTGTDHVSYMAHAAAARIAAPKWTKEDMFVV, from the coding sequence ATGGCAACGGTGTTGTGGCTGCAGGGTGGCGCGTGTTCCGGGAACACGATGTCCTTCCTGAATGCCGAAGAGCCGAGTGCGTGCGATCTGGTCACGGACTTCGGTATCGACATCCTCTGGCACCCTTCGCTTGGTGTCGAAATGGGCGCGCCCGTCCGGCAGATGCTGGACGACCTCGCCGCCGGGCGTCGGCAGCTCGATCTGTTCGTCTTCGAGGGCACGGTCATTCTCGGGCCCAACAACACCGGCCGTTTCAACATGTTCGCCGACCGGCCCATGAAGGACTGGGTCAAGGAACTCGCGGCGCACGCCGGCGCGGTCGTCGCGCTGGGCGACTGCGCGTGCTGGGGCGGCATTCCGGCCGTGGATCCCAATCCGGTGGACAACATCGGACTGCAGTACATGAAGCGGAATCACGGCGGATTTCTGGGCTCCGACTTCAAGTCCAAGTGGGGGCTGCCGGTGGTGAACATCCCCGGCTGCCCGGCGCACCCCGACTGGGTGACGCAGATCCTGGTGGCCATCGCCTCGGGTCGTGCCGGCGACATCGCCCTCGACGATCTCCAGCGTCCGCAGACGTTCTTCAAGACGTTCACGCAGACCGGCTGCACGCGTGTGCAATACTTCGAATACAAACAGAGCACGATGGAGTTCGGTCAGGGCACGCGGCAAGGCTGTCTCTTCTACGAGCTCGGCTGCCGCGGTCCGATGACGCACTCGCCATGCAATCGCATCCTGTGGAACCGGCAGTCGTCGAAGACCCGCGCCGGCATGCCCTGCACCGGTTGCACCGAGCCCGAGTGGCCGTTCCATGATCTCAAGCCGGGCACGGTGTTCAAGACGCAGAAGGTGAGCGGCACCATTCCCAAGGAAGTGCCCACCGGCACCGATCACGTTTCGTACATGGCCCACGCCGCCGCGGCGCGTATTGCGGCGCCCAAGTGGACCAAGGAAGACATGTTCGTCGTCTGA
- a CDS encoding response regulator transcription factor gives MTARARLVLVDDHALVRRGLAVLLRLDGRYDVVGEAPSGETALELIEGERPDLVVLDLNMPGIDGLETLRRVRARGLPTKVLVLSMHDEAHLVSQALQSGANGYLLKDSMDDELFHAIDAVLRGQRYLAAAIDRVRLQESRIRPTTLTAREREVLQLIANGLTTSAVADTLNISPHTATRHRANLMQKLDAHNQVELVRIAAGRGLIVLQSSQHGSPQGGPMSGP, from the coding sequence ATGACGGCGCGTGCGCGTCTGGTGCTCGTCGATGACCACGCCCTGGTGCGCCGCGGGCTGGCCGTGCTGCTGCGCCTCGATGGACGCTACGACGTGGTGGGGGAGGCTCCATCCGGTGAGACCGCACTCGAGCTGATCGAAGGCGAACGTCCCGATCTGGTGGTGCTCGATCTCAACATGCCGGGTATCGACGGGCTGGAGACGCTGCGTCGCGTGCGGGCCCGCGGACTGCCGACCAAGGTGCTGGTGCTGTCCATGCACGACGAGGCCCATCTGGTGAGTCAGGCGCTGCAGTCGGGTGCCAACGGCTACCTGCTCAAGGACTCGATGGACGACGAGCTGTTCCACGCCATCGACGCGGTGCTGCGCGGGCAGCGCTATCTCGCGGCGGCCATTGACCGGGTCCGGCTGCAGGAGTCGCGCATCCGCCCCACGACGCTGACGGCGCGGGAGCGCGAGGTGCTGCAGCTCATTGCCAACGGGCTCACCACATCGGCCGTGGCAGACACGCTCAACATCTCACCGCACACGGCCACCCGACATCGCGCCAACCTCATGCAGAAACTGGACGCCCACAACCAGGTGGAGCTGGTGCGCATCGCCGCCGGCCGCGGGCTCATCGTGCTGCAGAGCAGTCAGCACGGCAGTCCGCAAGGCGGCCCGATGAGCGGACCCTAG
- a CDS encoding GAF domain-containing protein: MFDTSARASDGLALLSAVSGALAREPDGATLRATLCRTMALHMALPFVALGTVHEGDVQAVSIAGSAAGSEGGFDMQPALRTIMRVVTARRTRHVSRAPDEPVTGTRITPGALGWESLVALPVLHHAGHPVAVLCLAGPATVTCSDGTLQTLEVVSNQLSVALDRSELLARLAEWSNGMEALLAFSGAVHRHREPVTLVHEMVEHAAQFLKADGGCGGLSVTRPSGEAVLESDAYWRNGRWRRRPISWARGEGIPGRVLDHEFAYLTADYAHDLARDSDLVEQDGVQHAVCVPLRDASHQVVGFLELHRGVGRPAFTWNDAAFLEALADTTAMAIENSRLVSALAAKNAEVRRLFAQHAERIEEERQHIARELHDEAGQALVGVKLALQVLARVMPDDAPTVRAPLDELRMQVNQATARFRQLARRLRPPALDQHGLGTALAQLVHDTEQRGGFVVQLDVDGLDDRRFPAHETAVFRIVQEALTNVSAHAGATRVQIEVTQHSGFLSVAIQDDGCGFDVQDQSQGLGLRGIAERVHQLNGHLELTSGAGEGTRIRVQLPCR; this comes from the coding sequence GTGTTCGACACGTCCGCCCGGGCGTCCGATGGACTGGCATTGCTGTCGGCGGTATCGGGCGCACTGGCGCGGGAGCCGGACGGCGCCACGCTGCGAGCCACGCTGTGCCGTACCATGGCGCTGCACATGGCCCTGCCGTTCGTTGCCCTCGGCACGGTGCACGAAGGGGATGTGCAGGCGGTGTCCATCGCCGGATCGGCCGCGGGCTCCGAGGGCGGATTCGACATGCAGCCCGCGCTCCGTACCATCATGCGCGTGGTGACCGCCAGGCGCACGCGGCATGTGTCCCGCGCTCCCGACGAACCGGTCACGGGTACGCGTATCACGCCCGGCGCATTGGGCTGGGAAAGTCTGGTCGCATTGCCCGTCCTGCATCATGCCGGACACCCGGTGGCGGTGCTCTGCCTTGCAGGGCCGGCGACCGTGACGTGCAGCGACGGGACACTGCAGACGCTGGAGGTGGTGTCGAACCAACTGTCGGTGGCCCTCGATCGCTCGGAGCTGCTGGCACGCCTGGCCGAATGGTCCAACGGCATGGAGGCATTGCTCGCGTTCTCCGGCGCGGTGCACCGGCATCGTGAGCCCGTGACGCTGGTGCACGAGATGGTCGAGCATGCGGCCCAGTTTCTCAAGGCCGACGGAGGCTGCGGCGGCCTGTCGGTGACCCGACCATCGGGCGAGGCCGTGCTGGAGTCGGACGCCTACTGGCGGAACGGCCGCTGGCGGCGCCGTCCCATCAGCTGGGCACGCGGGGAGGGCATCCCGGGTCGTGTGCTCGACCATGAGTTTGCCTATCTCACGGCCGACTATGCGCATGATCTGGCGCGTGACAGCGATCTCGTGGAGCAGGACGGCGTGCAGCATGCCGTGTGTGTGCCGCTGCGTGACGCCTCGCATCAGGTCGTGGGCTTTCTGGAGCTGCACCGCGGCGTCGGCCGACCGGCCTTCACATGGAACGACGCCGCGTTTCTCGAAGCGTTGGCCGATACGACGGCCATGGCCATCGAAAATTCCCGGCTGGTGAGCGCCCTCGCGGCCAAGAACGCCGAAGTCCGTCGACTGTTCGCGCAGCACGCCGAACGGATCGAGGAAGAGCGCCAGCACATCGCACGCGAATTGCATGACGAGGCCGGTCAGGCACTGGTCGGGGTCAAGCTGGCCTTGCAGGTGCTGGCCCGCGTCATGCCCGATGATGCGCCCACCGTACGGGCCCCGCTCGACGAACTGCGTATGCAGGTCAATCAGGCCACGGCGCGATTCCGTCAGTTGGCGCGTCGCCTGCGGCCGCCGGCTCTTGATCAGCATGGACTGGGCACGGCGCTCGCGCAGCTGGTGCACGACACCGAGCAGCGCGGCGGCTTCGTGGTGCAGCTCGATGTGGACGGGCTCGACGATCGACGCTTTCCGGCCCATGAGACGGCCGTATTCCGCATCGTGCAGGAGGCCCTCACCAATGTGTCCGCACACGCCGGTGCGACACGCGTCCAGATCGAGGTGACCCAGCACAGCGGGTTCCTTTCGGTGGCCATCCAGGACGATGGGTGTGGATTCGACGTCCAGGATCAGTCGCAGGGACTCGGCCTGCGTGGCATCGCCGAGCGGGTGCATCAACTCAACGGGCACCTGGAACTGACCAGTGGCGCCGGTGAAGGCACCCGGATCCGCGTGCAATTGCCTTGCCGATGA
- the hypB gene encoding hydrogenase nickel incorporation protein HypB, whose product MTTTAPTTRIVEVRAGILRKNDELARGLRRRFVDAGVFVVNLVSSPGTGKTAFLEWTLTALHARGVRVAALVGDLATDNDAQRLARSGAPVRQINTHGRCHLEAEMIEQHLDGWDLHALDVLFVENVGNLVCPASYDLGEALRLVLLSVTEGEDKPLKYPTMFNSADLAMITKYDLAVPCEFDRAAAESSIASVRPGMPVLTCSTRTSQGLDEWLTTLDAARERWRAALPV is encoded by the coding sequence GTGACCACGACGGCTCCCACCACGCGCATCGTCGAGGTGCGCGCAGGCATTCTTCGCAAGAACGACGAGCTGGCGCGGGGATTGCGGCGGCGGTTTGTCGACGCCGGCGTTTTTGTGGTCAACCTCGTATCGAGTCCAGGTACCGGAAAGACGGCGTTTCTGGAGTGGACGCTCACGGCGCTGCACGCTCGCGGTGTGCGGGTTGCCGCTCTGGTGGGGGATCTGGCCACGGACAACGATGCACAGCGTCTGGCACGCAGCGGGGCGCCGGTGCGGCAGATCAATACCCACGGACGCTGTCATCTCGAAGCGGAGATGATCGAGCAGCATCTCGACGGCTGGGACCTGCACGCACTCGACGTGCTGTTCGTGGAGAACGTCGGCAACCTGGTGTGCCCCGCGTCGTATGATCTGGGCGAAGCGCTGCGTCTGGTGCTGTTGTCGGTCACCGAAGGTGAGGACAAACCGCTCAAGTACCCGACCATGTTCAACTCGGCCGATCTGGCCATGATCACGAAGTACGATCTGGCCGTGCCGTGCGAGTTCGACCGGGCGGCGGCCGAATCGTCCATTGCCTCCGTGCGCCCGGGCATGCCGGTCCTCACCTGTTCCACGCGCACGAGCCAGGGACTCGACGAATGGCTCACCACGCTCGACGCCGCCCGTGAACGCTGGCGCGCCGCGCTGCCCGTCTGA
- the hypA gene encoding hydrogenase maturation nickel metallochaperone HypA, whose translation MHELSIAQGLVDVVTAEATRLGATRVRTVYLAVGRLSGVEAGALEFSYDLVTEGTLLAGSRLIIDDVPIAIHCVRCDAEHDLPGVNRFRCPVCDTPSADIRRGRELDLTRLELDEPDDITSSPGSSFSVSSANPIS comes from the coding sequence ATGCATGAACTATCGATCGCGCAGGGTCTCGTGGACGTGGTCACCGCCGAGGCCACACGCCTCGGCGCGACACGCGTGCGGACGGTGTACCTTGCCGTAGGGCGCCTGAGCGGCGTGGAGGCCGGCGCCCTCGAGTTTTCATACGATCTTGTCACCGAGGGCACGCTGCTGGCGGGCTCTCGCCTCATCATCGACGACGTGCCCATCGCCATCCATTGTGTCCGGTGCGATGCCGAACATGACCTGCCCGGCGTGAACCGATTCCGGTGTCCGGTGTGTGATACGCCGAGCGCCGACATCCGGCGTGGTCGGGAGCTGGATCTCACCCGCCTCGAACTGGACGAGCCCGATGACATCACCTCGTCACCCGGTTCGTCATTCTCCGTGTCTTCTGCGAACCCGATTTCGTGA
- a CDS encoding DUF1641 domain-containing protein — protein sequence MGTALPSASSAAQEQLLARLSEEKTVDALNRLLDRLEVIAFVADALDGFLARANIVAESVAESVSDLKKLTGDETATGDVIGRIPQLARVGVQLADISATPAFQRLIDSGLIERLGDERTIDAVKAVLDRLELAAFTLEAIDGFLRRGDTIATALSDDVEELKRASQNDFVKLQDVLSALPPLVAAGQTLVKSGMLEPRTVEVLATIGRSAATSYDEAHGAPADEKPMGVLALLKALRDPDVARALQFGLKVSKAYGQSLAR from the coding sequence ATGGGGACCGCGTTGCCTTCCGCCTCCAGCGCTGCCCAGGAGCAGTTGCTGGCCCGCCTGTCGGAAGAGAAAACCGTTGATGCACTCAACCGCCTGCTCGACCGCCTGGAAGTCATCGCCTTCGTGGCCGATGCCCTGGACGGGTTTCTCGCGCGCGCCAATATCGTCGCCGAGAGCGTGGCGGAGAGCGTATCGGATCTGAAAAAACTCACCGGCGACGAAACCGCCACCGGCGACGTCATCGGCCGCATTCCGCAGTTGGCGCGTGTCGGCGTGCAGTTGGCCGACATATCCGCTACCCCAGCCTTTCAACGACTGATTGACTCGGGATTGATCGAGCGCCTGGGGGATGAGCGAACGATCGACGCGGTCAAAGCCGTATTGGACCGGCTCGAACTGGCCGCGTTCACGCTCGAGGCGATCGACGGGTTCCTGCGCCGCGGCGACACCATCGCCACTGCCCTGTCAGACGATGTGGAGGAACTCAAGCGCGCGTCGCAGAACGACTTCGTGAAGCTCCAGGATGTGCTGTCCGCGCTGCCCCCGCTGGTGGCCGCCGGCCAGACGCTGGTCAAGTCCGGCATGCTGGAACCCCGGACGGTCGAAGTCCTGGCCACCATCGGCCGTTCGGCGGCTACCTCGTACGACGAGGCGCACGGCGCCCCGGCAGACGAAAAGCCCATGGGGGTGCTGGCGCTGCTCAAGGCGCTGCGCGACCCCGATGTCGCACGGGCTCTCCAGTTCGGCCTGAAGGTGTCCAAGGCGTATGGACAGTCGCTCGCCCGTTGA
- the hypF gene encoding carbamoyltransferase HypF has product MSFPPLSAPVAASCGRRRVVIHLRGIVQGVGFRPYVHRLAVAESLGGTVRNAGGEVVVEAEGAVAAVGRFLARLPQELPAAARIDDCRVEETAPIGEAVFSIASSVPTASDDMQAAEQTALPIAPDLATCADCWAEFHDRQNRRYRYPFLNCTQCGPRYTIVTGVPYDRVRTTMARFAMCAACQREYEDAGDRRFHAEPTACAACGPQLMWQAVIEGVAREAASHTAVLGSAALECALAVLRAGGIIAAKGLGGYHLLCDAQDERAVARLRRDKDRPHKPLAVLVASVADARRVVQVDAVAAGALMSPAHPIVLLTPQVASGLADGVAPGLDQVGVMLPAMPLHALLAECGPLVCTSGNLSEEPMAWRDADAMTRLAPLVDGVLTHDREIVLPCDDSVVQIDHSGAAVPLRRARGFAPLAIRVVPGSRRDGADRGTVLAVGAELKSAAALLQAGRLTLSPHLGDVASPETLEALSLAVKRLETSLGATPDVVACDAHPGYLSSLWAAARAARDGVPLVRVQHHHAHLASLQAEAVARGALAPDVELAAFTFDGTGYGEDGTIWGGEFLRGGAAGFERLASLQSFLLPGGDVAVKHPWRIVLGVLDAVDRMDAAPMVLSPHVPLETLSLVRQQLERRVACTRTSSMGRWFDACAVLCGVTPHNTYEGQAAMQFEALASRCMATARAPRYRFRLTDGVLDGTPVIHALLDDVAHLRSRGVARATPAFAELAWGVHAAVADAMYMVAACHAPADPAGAERVVGLTGGVFQNRLLTQLAVQRLETAGFTVLTHRLVPCNDGGLALGQATVAAHQYATDCPTS; this is encoded by the coding sequence GTGTCATTCCCTCCCCTCAGCGCACCCGTCGCCGCGTCCTGCGGACGGCGGCGTGTCGTCATTCACCTGCGCGGGATCGTGCAGGGTGTCGGGTTCCGTCCCTATGTGCATCGCCTCGCCGTGGCGGAGTCGCTGGGCGGCACGGTGCGCAACGCCGGTGGGGAGGTGGTGGTGGAGGCCGAAGGCGCCGTGGCGGCCGTGGGGCGCTTTCTGGCGCGTCTCCCTCAGGAACTGCCGGCGGCGGCGCGTATCGATGATTGCCGGGTCGAAGAGACGGCGCCGATCGGCGAAGCGGTATTTTCCATCGCCTCGAGCGTGCCGACGGCATCGGACGACATGCAGGCCGCCGAGCAGACGGCGCTGCCGATCGCTCCCGATCTCGCCACCTGCGCCGATTGCTGGGCGGAATTCCACGACCGGCAGAACCGCCGTTATCGCTATCCGTTCCTGAACTGCACACAGTGCGGCCCGCGCTACACCATCGTGACCGGGGTGCCCTATGATCGGGTGCGCACCACCATGGCCCGCTTCGCGATGTGTGCGGCATGCCAACGGGAGTACGAGGACGCCGGGGACCGGCGTTTCCATGCCGAGCCCACGGCCTGCGCGGCATGCGGTCCGCAGCTCATGTGGCAGGCGGTCATCGAGGGCGTTGCCCGGGAGGCGGCGTCTCACACCGCGGTCCTGGGATCCGCGGCACTGGAATGCGCGTTGGCAGTGCTGCGCGCCGGTGGCATCATTGCCGCCAAGGGACTGGGTGGCTACCACCTGCTCTGCGATGCGCAAGACGAGAGGGCCGTGGCGCGTCTTCGCCGCGACAAGGACCGGCCGCACAAGCCGTTGGCGGTACTGGTCGCTTCGGTCGCCGATGCACGCCGCGTGGTGCAGGTGGATGCGGTGGCTGCCGGCGCCCTGATGTCGCCGGCGCATCCCATCGTGTTGCTCACGCCGCAGGTCGCGTCGGGGCTTGCCGACGGCGTTGCGCCGGGTCTCGATCAGGTGGGAGTGATGCTACCTGCCATGCCGCTGCATGCCTTGCTGGCAGAATGTGGTCCGCTGGTGTGCACCAGCGGCAATCTGTCGGAAGAGCCCATGGCATGGCGTGATGCAGACGCCATGACGCGTCTGGCGCCGCTGGTGGATGGTGTGCTGACGCACGACCGCGAGATCGTATTGCCCTGCGATGACTCGGTGGTGCAGATCGATCACAGCGGCGCGGCGGTGCCGTTGCGTCGTGCGCGGGGCTTTGCGCCGTTGGCCATTCGGGTTGTGCCGGGTTCCCGGCGCGACGGGGCTGATCGCGGTACTGTGCTGGCCGTCGGCGCCGAACTCAAGTCCGCGGCGGCGCTGCTGCAGGCCGGGCGGCTCACCCTGTCGCCGCACCTGGGCGATGTGGCCAGTCCGGAAACACTCGAGGCGCTGTCCTTGGCCGTGAAGCGCCTCGAAACGTCGTTGGGGGCGACGCCCGATGTCGTCGCCTGTGATGCCCATCCCGGCTATCTGTCGTCCCTGTGGGCCGCGGCGCGCGCCGCACGCGACGGTGTGCCGCTGGTTCGTGTGCAGCATCATCACGCGCACCTGGCGTCGCTGCAGGCCGAAGCGGTGGCGCGGGGAGCGCTGGCGCCCGATGTCGAACTCGCCGCATTCACATTCGACGGCACCGGCTACGGCGAGGACGGCACGATCTGGGGCGGAGAATTTCTGCGTGGTGGCGCGGCAGGATTCGAACGCCTGGCTTCGTTGCAGTCATTTCTGCTTCCCGGCGGCGATGTGGCGGTGAAGCATCCATGGCGCATCGTCCTGGGGGTGCTCGATGCGGTTGACCGCATGGATGCTGCGCCCATGGTGCTGTCGCCGCACGTGCCCCTCGAAACGCTCAGCCTCGTACGCCAGCAACTCGAGCGACGCGTCGCCTGCACGCGCACGTCGAGCATGGGACGCTGGTTCGATGCCTGTGCCGTGCTGTGCGGCGTGACACCGCACAACACCTATGAAGGACAGGCGGCCATGCAGTTCGAAGCGCTGGCGTCCCGCTGCATGGCAACGGCGCGGGCTCCTCGCTATCGCTTCCGGCTGACCGATGGAGTGCTCGATGGCACACCGGTCATTCACGCACTGCTCGACGATGTGGCGCATCTGCGTTCGCGCGGCGTCGCCCGCGCCACGCCAGCCTTCGCCGAACTCGCGTGGGGCGTGCACGCCGCCGTGGCTGATGCCATGTACATGGTGGCGGCGTGTCATGCGCCGGCAGATCCCGCGGGAGCCGAACGCGTGGTGGGTCTCACCGGTGGGGTGTTCCAGAACCGCCTGCTGACGCAGTTGGCGGTGCAGCGACTCGAAACCGCGGGGTTCACCGTGCTGACGCACCGCCTGGTCCCCTGCAACGACGGCGGGTTGGCGCTCGGACAGGCCACCGTGGCGGCGCATCAATACGCCACCGATTGCCCGACATCCTGA
- a CDS encoding metallopeptidase TldD-related protein — protein sequence MSNSRRDFLKTGAAVAAGTLVASSPLLAESRLIVPGPLSDLPRPDDPAIKALMEVALNTAKSGGASYADVRVAARRQQNVNTRDRIVQGVSDTDTYGLGVRTLVDGAWGFAATSKLDRDSVANATRAALEQARANRASQLRPVVLAPTPGNQVGEWKSPIKVDPFTIAITDKVAFLLAANEAALKVKGVRNVTSSMFFLREEKSLMTTDGSYIVQTIYRTSPNMSVTAVSADFSDFQTVQSNEVAPMGLGYEHVTGSRLAERAPEWGELAVQKLTAKPVDPGRYDLLLHPSNLWLTIHEVIGHPTELDRALGFEANYAGTSFLAPPASVLGKLKYGTELMNIVGDREQPGSLGAIGWDDEGVKPTKFDIVKNGIFVDYQTTREQAPMLADYYKSVGKEVRSYGCSYAQSWADVQFQRMPNVSQLPGNNDDTWESMIAKMDRGIAIVGDGSFSIDQQRYNGQFAGQVFYEVRGGKIVGQLKDVAYQFRTPEFWNSLKAIGGPRSYHLGGAFGDGKGQPSQSNSVSHGCVPSLFQQVNVINTGRTA from the coding sequence ATGTCCAACTCCCGCCGAGACTTCCTCAAGACCGGCGCTGCAGTGGCCGCCGGCACGTTGGTTGCTTCGTCGCCCCTGCTTGCCGAGTCGCGCCTGATCGTGCCCGGCCCGTTGAGTGACCTGCCGCGCCCCGATGATCCCGCCATCAAGGCGCTCATGGAGGTTGCGCTCAACACGGCCAAGTCCGGTGGCGCGTCGTATGCCGACGTGCGCGTGGCCGCGCGTCGCCAGCAGAATGTCAACACGCGCGATCGCATCGTGCAGGGAGTGAGTGATACCGACACCTACGGGCTCGGTGTGCGCACTCTGGTGGATGGCGCGTGGGGTTTCGCCGCCACGAGCAAGCTCGATCGCGACAGCGTGGCCAACGCCACCAGGGCGGCTCTGGAACAGGCGCGTGCCAATCGCGCCTCGCAGTTGCGGCCCGTGGTGCTGGCGCCCACGCCCGGCAATCAGGTGGGCGAGTGGAAGAGTCCCATCAAGGTCGATCCGTTCACCATTGCCATCACCGACAAGGTGGCCTTCCTGTTGGCGGCCAACGAAGCGGCGCTCAAGGTGAAGGGCGTGCGCAACGTGACGTCGAGCATGTTCTTCCTTCGGGAAGAGAAGTCGCTCATGACGACCGATGGATCGTACATCGTCCAGACCATCTATCGCACGTCGCCCAACATGAGCGTCACCGCCGTGTCGGCCGACTTCAGCGACTTCCAGACGGTGCAGAGCAACGAAGTGGCGCCGATGGGTCTGGGATACGAGCACGTGACAGGCAGCCGGTTGGCCGAACGCGCGCCGGAGTGGGGTGAACTCGCGGTACAGAAGCTCACGGCCAAGCCGGTGGATCCGGGTCGCTACGATCTCCTGCTGCACCCGTCCAATCTCTGGCTCACCATTCACGAAGTCATCGGCCATCCCACCGAGCTCGATCGTGCGCTGGGCTTCGAGGCCAACTACGCCGGCACGAGTTTCCTCGCCCCGCCGGCCAGCGTGCTGGGCAAGCTCAAGTACGGCACGGAGCTCATGAACATCGTGGGCGACCGGGAGCAGCCCGGTTCGCTGGGCGCCATCGGTTGGGACGACGAAGGGGTGAAGCCCACCAAGTTCGACATCGTCAAGAACGGCATCTTCGTGGACTATCAGACCACGCGCGAGCAGGCACCCATGCTGGCCGACTACTACAAGAGCGTCGGCAAGGAAGTGCGCTCCTACGGATGTTCGTACGCGCAGAGCTGGGCCGATGTGCAGTTCCAGCGCATGCCCAACGTGAGCCAGCTGCCCGGCAACAACGACGACACGTGGGAAAGCATGATCGCGAAGATGGATCGTGGCATTGCGATCGTGGGCGATGGATCGTTCTCCATCGACCAGCAGCGCTACAACGGGCAGTTCGCCGGCCAGGTGTTCTACGAGGTGCGCGGCGGCAAGATCGTGGGCCAGCTCAAGGACGTGGCTTATCAGTTCCGTACGCCGGAATTCTGGAACTCGCTCAAGGCCATCGGCGGCCCGCGCAGCTATCACCTGGGCGGCGCTTTTGGCGACGGCAAGGGTCAGCCCAGTCAGTCCAACTCCGTGAGCCACGGCTGCGTGCCGTCGCTCTTCCAGCAGGTGAACGTGATCAACACCGGGAGAACGGCATGA
- a CDS encoding TldD/PmbA family protein: protein MSAMGPRSLYAPVNVLSRAEAQELAQRVLRNSPAEETRVSISSAARADTRFALNQVTTSGENQDTQITITAYAGNRSASVNTNRLDEASLAAAARQAYEIAKLVPENPERMPELGPQNYPPLRERAMTMPSPTERAAAAKIVTELARANELVATGFIESRAGATALANSKGLFAYDASASVTMTATVRSPDGTGSGWACSDGNSFADLDPTTLAATAVQKAKDSRNPVAIEPGRYTTILEPTATGNLVQLIANATQARAADEGRSFFSRPGGGNKIGLKVVDERVTLLTDPADSPSLTGGYDNDGVPLEKVVWIENGVVKNLNYDRFWAQKQGVQPTRAGGGGFGGARTLRMMGGNTSLAEMIRSTERGVLVTRFWYIRSVDPRTILFTGLTRDGTFLVENGKVTRSIKNFRFNESPIFFLNNLEALGPTVRINASESLSAGGSVWMPPIKVRDFTFSSLSDAV from the coding sequence ATGAGTGCCATGGGACCCCGTTCGCTCTACGCGCCGGTGAATGTGCTTTCGCGTGCCGAGGCGCAGGAGCTCGCCCAGCGTGTGCTGCGCAATTCGCCGGCCGAGGAAACGCGCGTCAGCATCAGCAGCGCCGCGCGCGCCGACACACGGTTTGCGCTCAATCAGGTCACCACGTCGGGCGAGAACCAGGACACACAGATCACCATCACGGCCTACGCGGGCAACCGCTCGGCCAGCGTGAACACCAACCGGCTCGATGAAGCCTCGCTGGCGGCGGCAGCGCGTCAGGCCTACGAGATCGCGAAGCTGGTGCCGGAAAACCCCGAGCGCATGCCGGAGCTCGGGCCGCAGAACTATCCGCCGCTGCGTGAGCGGGCCATGACCATGCCCTCGCCCACCGAACGCGCGGCGGCGGCCAAGATCGTGACCGAACTGGCGCGCGCCAACGAGCTCGTGGCCACGGGCTTCATTGAGAGCCGCGCGGGCGCGACGGCGCTGGCCAACTCCAAGGGCCTGTTCGCGTACGATGCGAGCGCCTCGGTGACGATGACGGCCACCGTGCGTTCGCCCGATGGCACGGGATCGGGCTGGGCCTGCAGCGATGGCAACAGCTTTGCCGATCTCGATCCGACGACACTCGCGGCTACCGCCGTGCAGAAGGCCAAGGATTCGCGCAATCCGGTGGCCATCGAGCCGGGTCGCTACACCACGATTCTCGAGCCCACCGCCACGGGCAATCTGGTGCAACTCATTGCCAACGCCACGCAGGCGCGTGCGGCTGACGAGGGGCGTTCGTTCTTCTCCAGGCCCGGCGGCGGCAACAAGATCGGGCTCAAGGTGGTGGACGAGCGCGTCACGCTGCTCACCGATCCGGCCGACAGCCCGAGCCTCACCGGGGGCTACGACAACGACGGCGTGCCACTCGAGAAGGTGGTCTGGATCGAGAATGGCGTGGTGAAGAACCTCAACTACGACCGATTCTGGGCGCAGAAGCAGGGCGTGCAGCCCACGCGGGCCGGTGGCGGCGGATTCGGCGGCGCGCGCACGCTGCGCATGATGGGCGGCAATACCAGTCTCGCCGAGATGATCCGGAGCACCGAGCGCGGTGTGCTGGTGACGCGCTTCTGGTACATCCGCAGCGTGGATCCGCGCACCATTCTGTTCACCGGACTCACACGTGACGGCACCTTCCTGGTGGAGAACGGCAAGGTCACGCGCTCCATCAAGAACTTCCGCTTCAACGAGAGCCCCATCTTCTTCCTGAACAATCTGGAAGCGCTCGGGCCCACGGTGCGCATCAACGCGTCGGAGAGTCTGTCGGCGGGTGGCTCGGTGTGGATGCCGCCGATCAAGGTGCGGGACTTTACGTTCTCGAGCTTGTCGGACGCGGTGTAA